A DNA window from Halomonas zincidurans B6 contains the following coding sequences:
- a CDS encoding DUF4214 domain-containing protein, with the protein MATQAAENFVQTMYVAYYGRPADPDGLAYWANRVDDEGNESIVDAFGNSMEFTTRFGSQSPQDMVDNLYQQLFNREAEPEGLQYWVDQLQSGQRSLADISVAITEAAQGDDMVARDAKVSAASDFTDALDTPAEMAAYQGADAVMVGRDYLDPVTDPSSAAAADPQSAIANLNPVDGNVTPLTAAADTLGGTADRDLFMAPLDDNGANTLTSDDTLNGLGGDDTLRATLSGPGTAAPELNSVENVQVGFAGEPGATLDLSNASGVASVGVTGSSSPGFVTNLGGISSFRVANQSTTVGFESVAASAFTLALSNVAAQADGDLAVVDFDDIQTSDITIDANNSTAALGLANIQRDEAGNQVADNSTLQTLTVNATGNNTLGITGTGNTTTLNVTGEGNVNLVTGAVDGATSVSPVDGLNLETEFNPGAFDALETVNAGDAQGNISLTAGAALTSADLGSGDDSLAIADSDDAANAGATVNAGAGNDTVRGGRGDDTLNGDAGDDLLVGGDGADSLDGGDGNDIFGGLAGNDTLTGGLGSDEFHFDAGVGVDTITDFDVNDDVISFLDTEDGAIQFANSSTDDVRGDSDLAAGDFQMRTSLANTTTADDQKVVSLDESMTADQLMTSAGAAAEFYLVANNSDSGNAEIYYDQDWSDSAGREQIATLTGTDSNDLSAANFDVY; encoded by the coding sequence ATGGCTACACAAGCTGCTGAGAATTTCGTTCAAACCATGTACGTCGCCTATTACGGTCGCCCGGCGGATCCCGACGGTCTCGCCTATTGGGCGAACAGGGTCGACGATGAGGGAAATGAAAGCATCGTTGACGCCTTCGGCAATTCCATGGAGTTCACGACCCGTTTCGGGTCGCAATCGCCCCAGGATATGGTCGACAACCTCTACCAACAGTTGTTCAACCGTGAAGCCGAACCGGAAGGCCTGCAGTATTGGGTCGACCAACTTCAGTCCGGACAACGCTCACTGGCCGACATTTCGGTGGCGATTACTGAGGCGGCCCAGGGCGATGACATGGTGGCCCGTGACGCCAAGGTGAGCGCCGCGAGTGACTTTACCGACGCCCTCGACACGCCGGCCGAAATGGCGGCTTATCAAGGCGCCGATGCCGTGATGGTGGGGCGCGACTACCTGGACCCGGTAACCGATCCGTCATCGGCTGCCGCCGCCGACCCACAATCGGCGATTGCGAACCTGAATCCGGTGGATGGCAACGTGACACCGCTGACCGCGGCTGCCGATACCCTGGGTGGTACGGCCGACCGCGATCTGTTCATGGCACCACTGGATGACAATGGCGCCAATACGCTGACCAGTGACGACACGCTCAATGGCTTGGGGGGCGATGATACGCTGAGGGCGACACTGAGCGGGCCGGGCACCGCGGCACCGGAATTGAACAGCGTTGAAAACGTCCAGGTCGGGTTTGCCGGGGAGCCGGGTGCCACACTCGACTTGAGTAATGCGAGTGGTGTGGCGTCCGTTGGCGTGACGGGCAGTAGCTCACCCGGGTTCGTCACCAACCTGGGCGGGATCTCGTCGTTCAGGGTCGCCAACCAGAGCACCACGGTCGGGTTCGAGAGCGTGGCTGCTTCCGCGTTTACCTTGGCGCTGTCCAATGTGGCGGCACAAGCCGATGGCGATCTGGCCGTGGTCGACTTCGATGATATCCAAACCAGCGATATCACGATCGACGCGAACAACTCCACGGCAGCGCTCGGGCTTGCCAACATCCAACGTGATGAGGCGGGCAACCAGGTTGCCGACAACAGCACGCTTCAAACGCTGACCGTCAACGCAACGGGTAACAACACCCTGGGTATTACCGGGACCGGCAATACGACGACCCTCAATGTGACGGGCGAAGGCAACGTCAATTTGGTTACGGGTGCCGTCGATGGCGCGACCTCGGTCAGCCCCGTGGATGGACTGAATCTAGAAACGGAATTCAACCCCGGAGCTTTCGACGCGCTGGAGACGGTCAACGCCGGCGATGCCCAGGGCAACATCTCGCTGACGGCAGGTGCGGCGTTGACGTCCGCTGACCTGGGTAGTGGCGACGATAGCCTGGCCATTGCCGATAGCGATGACGCAGCCAACGCCGGGGCGACCGTCAATGCCGGGGCCGGCAACGACACGGTGCGCGGGGGTAGAGGCGACGACACCCTCAATGGCGATGCGGGCGACGATCTGCTGGTCGGTGGTGATGGTGCTGACAGTCTCGATGGCGGCGACGGTAACGATATCTTTGGCGGCCTCGCCGGCAACGATACCTTGACCGGGGGCTTGGGCAGCGACGAGTTTCATTTCGATGCCGGCGTGGGGGTGGACACGATCACTGATTTCGATGTCAACGACGACGTGATCTCCTTCCTCGACACTGAAGACGGCGCCATCCAGTTCGCCAACTCGAGCACCGATGACGTCCGCGGGGACAGCGACTTGGCTGCCGGCGACTTCCAGATGCGTACGTCGCTGGCCAATACCACCACGGCCGATGATCAGAAGGTCGTATCGCTCGATGAGTCGATGACCGCTGATCAGCTGATGACGAGCGCTGGCGCCGCCGCCGAGTTCTACCTGGTCGCCAATAACTCGGATTCGGGTAATGCCGAGATCTACTATGACCAGGATTGGTCCGATAGCGCGGGGCGTGAACAAATCGCCACCTTGACCGGCACGGACAGCAACGATCTATCGGCAGCTAACTTCGACGTGTATTGA
- the cysQ gene encoding 3'(2'),5'-bisphosphate nucleotidase CysQ, with protein sequence MTDFITTAIRKRLVEGIREVGETVLAIYRRDFEVETKSDDSPLTEADMASHHALVKLLETLTPGVPILSEESGEIPYATRRSWARYWLIDPLDGTKEFIKKSGEFTLNVALIESGVPVFGVVHAPVVGEGGTTWLGQVGEGAWKQQGDEAPCAIQVRRLPDPAQAVWKVVGSRSHGGAEFEAFCRHLPANERVSMGSSLKLCLVAEGKADLYPRLAPTCEWDTAAAQAVATAAGGEVLDVETLEPLRCNQHDSVLNPFFIACSQRDERWERALCLSLGDVNNC encoded by the coding sequence TTGACCGATTTCATAACCACCGCCATACGCAAGCGCCTCGTCGAGGGCATCCGCGAAGTCGGCGAGACGGTGCTGGCCATCTACCGCCGTGACTTCGAGGTGGAAACCAAAAGCGACGACAGCCCGCTGACCGAAGCCGACATGGCCTCGCACCATGCCCTGGTGAAATTGCTCGAGACGCTGACGCCCGGCGTGCCGATTCTCTCCGAGGAATCCGGTGAGATCCCCTACGCCACGCGCCGGTCATGGGCGCGCTACTGGCTGATCGACCCGCTGGACGGCACCAAGGAATTCATCAAGAAAAGCGGCGAGTTCACCCTCAACGTGGCGTTGATCGAGTCGGGCGTGCCGGTGTTCGGCGTCGTGCACGCCCCGGTGGTTGGCGAAGGCGGTACCACCTGGTTGGGGCAAGTGGGCGAGGGCGCCTGGAAACAGCAGGGCGATGAAGCGCCGTGCGCGATTCAGGTGCGCCGCCTGCCCGACCCCGCGCAGGCCGTCTGGAAGGTCGTCGGCAGCCGCTCCCACGGCGGCGCTGAATTCGAGGCTTTCTGTCGCCACCTGCCCGCCAACGAGCGCGTTTCCATGGGCAGCTCGCTCAAGCTCTGCCTGGTCGCCGAGGGCAAAGCGGATCTCTACCCACGGCTCGCGCCCACCTGCGAATGGGACACCGCCGCCGCCCAGGCCGTGGCCACCGCCGCCGGCGGTGAGGTGCTCGACGTCGAAACGCTCGAGCCGCTGCGCTGCAACCAGCACGACAGCGTGCTCAACCCGTTCTTCATCGCCTGCAGCCAACGCGACGAGCGCTGGGAACGAGCGCTGTGCCTAAGTCTAGGAGATGTTAACAATTGCTGA
- a CDS encoding nucleotidyltransferase substrate binding protein, giving the protein MADDIRWQQRFSNYLNALSQLEQAVEAYGDTELDIIKEGVIQRFEFTHELAWKVMKDYLEHEGIQNVTGSRSAARHAFNIGLLQDGQVWMDMIETRNHTVYAYRRSILETEFQKIVERYCPALKQFREMMEQYR; this is encoded by the coding sequence ATGGCGGACGATATCCGCTGGCAACAGCGATTTTCCAACTATCTCAACGCGTTATCACAGCTGGAGCAGGCTGTCGAAGCATATGGCGATACGGAACTGGATATCATCAAGGAGGGTGTCATCCAGCGCTTCGAGTTCACGCACGAACTCGCCTGGAAGGTCATGAAGGATTACCTCGAGCATGAAGGTATCCAGAACGTGACTGGATCGCGCAGCGCGGCCCGCCATGCCTTCAACATCGGCCTGCTGCAAGATGGTCAGGTATGGATGGACATGATAGAAACCCGCAATCACACAGTGTATGCCTACCGCCGCAGCATCCTGGAAACCGAGTTCCAGAAGATCGTCGAACGCTATTGTCCGGCGTTGAAGCAGTTTCGGGAGATGATGGAGCAATATCGCTGA
- the glyA gene encoding serine hydroxymethyltransferase yields the protein MFTRDMQVAGFDDALWDAMRNEVARQEAHIELIASENYASPRVMQAQGTQLTNKYAEGYPGKRYYGGCEHVDVVEQLAIDYARQLFNATYANVQPHSGSQANGAVFQALVKPGDTVLGMSLDAGGHLTHGAKPNFSGKHYHAVQYGLGENGLIDYDQVARLAREHQPKMIIAGFSAYSQIIDWAKFRAIADEVGAFLLVDMAHIAGLVAAGVYPSPLPHAHVVTTTTHKTLRGPRGGLILSAEGNAEIEKKLQSAVFPGGQGGPLMHVIAAKAVCFKEAMEPEFKAYQQQVVANAKAMAGVFLERGFDVVSGGTEDHLFLLSLVKQGLTGKDADAALGRAHITVNKNAVPGDPQSPFVTSGLRIGTPAVTTRGFGESECRDLAGWICDILDAMGEGDSNVAESKIKAKVEAVCARLPVYR from the coding sequence ATGTTCACCCGTGATATGCAGGTTGCCGGATTCGACGACGCGCTGTGGGATGCGATGCGCAACGAGGTCGCCCGCCAGGAAGCGCACATCGAGCTGATCGCCTCCGAGAACTACGCCAGCCCGCGCGTCATGCAGGCTCAGGGCACGCAGCTGACCAACAAGTACGCGGAAGGCTATCCCGGCAAGCGCTATTACGGCGGCTGCGAGCACGTCGACGTGGTCGAGCAACTGGCCATCGACTACGCCAGGCAGCTGTTCAACGCCACCTACGCCAACGTCCAGCCGCACTCCGGCTCGCAGGCCAACGGCGCGGTCTTCCAGGCGCTGGTCAAGCCCGGCGACACGGTGCTGGGCATGAGCCTCGACGCCGGCGGCCACCTGACCCACGGCGCCAAGCCCAACTTCTCGGGCAAGCACTATCACGCCGTGCAGTACGGCCTGGGCGAGAACGGCCTGATCGACTACGACCAGGTCGCGCGCCTGGCCCGCGAGCACCAGCCGAAGATGATCATCGCCGGCTTCTCGGCCTATTCGCAGATCATCGATTGGGCGAAGTTCCGCGCGATCGCCGACGAGGTGGGCGCATTCCTGCTGGTCGACATGGCGCACATCGCCGGGCTGGTCGCCGCCGGTGTCTACCCGAGCCCGCTGCCCCACGCCCATGTGGTCACCACCACCACCCACAAGACCCTGCGCGGCCCGCGTGGCGGCTTGATCCTGTCCGCCGAGGGCAACGCCGAGATCGAGAAGAAGCTGCAGTCGGCGGTGTTCCCGGGCGGCCAGGGTGGCCCCTTGATGCACGTCATTGCCGCCAAGGCGGTGTGCTTCAAGGAGGCCATGGAGCCCGAATTCAAGGCCTACCAGCAGCAGGTGGTCGCCAACGCCAAGGCGATGGCCGGGGTGTTCCTCGAACGCGGCTTCGACGTGGTCTCCGGCGGTACCGAAGATCATCTGTTCCTGCTCTCGCTGGTCAAGCAGGGCCTGACCGGCAAGGACGCCGACGCCGCGCTGGGCCGCGCGCATATCACCGTCAACAAGAACGCCGTGCCCGGCGATCCACAGAGCCCGTTCGTCACCTCCGGGCTGCGCATCGGTACCCCGGCGGTCACCACCCGCGGCTTCGGCGAGAGCGAGTGCCGCGATCTGGCCGGCTGGATCTGCGACATTCTCGACGCCATGGGCGAGGGCGACTCCAACGTCGCCGAGAGCAAGATCAAGGCCAAGGTCGAAGCGGTCTGCGCGCGCCTGCCGGTGTATCGCTGA
- a CDS encoding REP-associated tyrosine transposase: MPQNNRPGYKALRAGRRSVTGHAYHITTCTHQRQSLFTDWWLARLTIHSMKDLHDDQWVGSLCFVIMPDHVHWLFTLSDGPPLSQVVKRFKGRSAQAINRYLARQGAVWEEGYHDHLSRAEEDWQAIARYIVANPLRAGLVENIGLYPHWDAIWL; this comes from the coding sequence ATGCCCCAGAACAACAGGCCAGGTTACAAAGCTTTGCGGGCGGGCCGGCGTTCGGTAACGGGCCATGCCTATCACATAACGACCTGCACCCATCAACGCCAATCCTTATTTACCGATTGGTGGTTGGCCAGGCTAACCATCCATTCGATGAAGGACCTGCATGACGATCAGTGGGTGGGCTCGCTATGTTTCGTTATCATGCCGGATCATGTTCACTGGCTTTTCACTTTGAGTGACGGTCCACCCCTGAGCCAAGTCGTGAAACGTTTCAAGGGACGCTCGGCGCAGGCTATCAACCGGTACTTGGCCCGACAGGGTGCGGTTTGGGAAGAGGGCTATCATGATCACTTGAGCCGAGCGGAAGAGGATTGGCAGGCAATAGCTCGCTATATCGTGGCCAACCCACTGCGCGCAGGACTGGTCGAGAATATCGGTCTCTATCCTCACTGGGATGCTATATGGCTGTGA
- a CDS encoding type II toxin-antitoxin system PemK/MazF family toxin — MKRPTSIRRGDVFWVNLDPTLGSEIRKTRPALVVSPDDMNAALPRVIVAPITSKGQPLGCRPELTFQGKRARILLDQVRCIDKTRLLGRLGEIDKALWHPLLLEMFE; from the coding sequence GTGAAACGGCCAACATCGATCCGGCGCGGCGATGTCTTCTGGGTGAACCTGGACCCGACCCTGGGCAGCGAGATACGCAAGACCCGGCCCGCGCTGGTCGTCTCGCCCGATGACATGAACGCAGCCTTGCCGCGTGTCATCGTGGCGCCCATCACCAGCAAGGGCCAGCCACTGGGTTGTCGGCCCGAACTGACCTTTCAGGGCAAGCGAGCCCGCATTCTGCTGGACCAGGTGCGCTGTATCGATAAAACCCGCCTGCTGGGTCGGCTGGGCGAGATCGACAAGGCGTTATGGCATCCACTGCTACTGGAAATGTTCGAGTAG
- a CDS encoding AbrB/MazE/SpoVT family DNA-binding domain-containing protein, whose product MRTTLRKIGNSRGVLIPALLLDECGIDGEIELHQENGRIVIEPIKPARQGWFDDYQEQRDTDAWQGLPPDTDSDDWEW is encoded by the coding sequence ATGAGAACGACATTGCGCAAGATCGGCAATTCACGCGGCGTGCTGATTCCCGCGCTACTGCTCGATGAGTGCGGTATCGATGGCGAGATCGAGCTGCACCAGGAAAACGGACGCATCGTCATAGAGCCGATAAAGCCGGCCCGTCAGGGATGGTTCGACGACTATCAGGAACAGCGAGATACCGACGCCTGGCAGGGATTGCCCCCCGATACCGACAGTGACGATTGGGAATGGTGA
- a CDS encoding ABC transporter permease, whose amino-acid sequence MNGMLGLSLKGLRRDLRASDVRALFIALALAVAASTMIGFFLDRLDRGLTRQAGQLMGGDIKLEQGQPFDESLYQTLRDAGLTLADQVDMVSMISRGEAFQLASLKVIDAAYPLYGEVRVDLGDGQISQLPRGPEPGSVWIAPRLAQLLGVGVGDSVQVGQAELTVSGLIEREPDQSAGFSSFNPRLMMRIADLDATGLVRPGSRIEYELLAKGPPEAVAGVDALLERLAGEGVDVEDVRDDRPQLGSALERAEKYLSLAGLAAVLLAGVAVAMATRRYVDRHLDTAALLRCFGATQSQLSSLFAWQLLWLALSASALGALLGLAGQAGLLALLAQFLPMELPPPGLLPLLMGILTALAVLVGFAGPTLLRLKRVSALKVLRRELDPLPASAWLVVAVASLVFGALLWLYSGDLALSAGLLVGGLIALALLWGLGGLLLGLVLRLAGRSSVASGSFAQALRLGARQLARRRQASLGQLLAFAVTFAAMAIITLVRGDLLSAWQAQLPTDTPNYFAINIQPGERDGFVQLLDGAVDARTALYPMVRGRLTAINGDQPREAVPEENRGDNALQRELNLTWRADVPEGNRVVAGEWFADDSGEPVGGDSERPVPISVENGLAERLGVGLGDTLSFTIGSDRVTGEITSLRDLDWDSFRPNFFVIFPPGVLERYGHSYITAFKLDASENRDLLRRVVEAYPGVSLLNVDAILERVRELLAQVTRAVELVLIFVLLAGISVLYAALTASHSLRTHESGLLRVFGAGDRLISRIQGVEFALLGLTSGLMGALLAELAAAGVYVGWLDLAPRLHLTLWLVLPLGGALLIGVIGHLLSRGVRRQTPMASLGLLGEA is encoded by the coding sequence ATGAACGGCATGCTCGGACTCTCGCTCAAGGGGCTGCGCCGCGACCTGCGCGCCAGCGACGTACGGGCGCTGTTCATCGCCCTGGCGCTGGCGGTGGCCGCGTCGACGATGATCGGCTTCTTTCTCGACCGCCTGGATCGCGGCCTGACCCGCCAGGCCGGCCAGCTGATGGGCGGCGACATCAAGCTCGAACAGGGCCAGCCGTTCGACGAGTCGCTCTACCAGACGCTGCGCGACGCCGGGCTGACGCTCGCCGACCAGGTCGACATGGTCTCGATGATCAGCCGTGGCGAGGCCTTCCAGCTGGCCAGTCTCAAGGTGATCGACGCGGCCTATCCGCTCTACGGCGAAGTCCGCGTCGACCTCGGAGACGGCCAGATCAGCCAGTTGCCCCGGGGGCCCGAGCCGGGCTCGGTGTGGATCGCGCCGCGCCTCGCCCAGCTGCTCGGCGTGGGCGTCGGCGACAGCGTGCAGGTCGGTCAGGCCGAGCTCACGGTCAGCGGGCTGATCGAGCGCGAACCGGACCAGTCGGCGGGCTTTTCCAGCTTCAACCCGCGACTGATGATGCGCATTGCCGATCTCGATGCCACCGGACTGGTGCGTCCCGGCTCGCGCATCGAGTACGAACTGCTGGCCAAGGGCCCGCCCGAGGCGGTGGCCGGCGTCGACGCGCTGCTCGAGCGTCTCGCCGGCGAGGGCGTCGATGTCGAGGACGTGCGCGACGATCGTCCGCAGCTGGGCAGTGCACTGGAGCGCGCCGAGAAATACCTGAGCCTGGCGGGGCTGGCCGCGGTACTGCTCGCCGGGGTCGCCGTGGCGATGGCCACCCGCCGCTATGTCGACCGCCACCTGGATACCGCTGCGCTGCTGCGCTGCTTCGGCGCCACCCAGTCGCAGCTGTCGAGCCTGTTCGCCTGGCAATTGCTGTGGCTGGCGCTCAGCGCCTCGGCGCTCGGCGCGCTGCTGGGGCTGGCCGGGCAGGCGGGCTTGCTGGCGCTGCTCGCACAGTTCCTGCCAATGGAGCTGCCGCCGCCGGGCTTGCTGCCGCTATTGATGGGCATACTCACCGCGCTGGCGGTGCTGGTGGGCTTCGCCGGGCCGACCCTGCTGCGGCTCAAGCGGGTCAGCGCGCTCAAGGTGCTGCGCCGCGAACTCGACCCGCTGCCCGCCTCGGCGTGGCTGGTGGTGGCGGTGGCCAGCCTGGTGTTCGGCGCGCTGCTGTGGCTGTATTCCGGCGATCTTGCGCTCTCTGCGGGGCTGCTGGTCGGCGGGCTCATCGCGCTGGCGCTGCTGTGGGGGCTGGGCGGGCTGCTGCTCGGCCTGGTGCTGCGGCTGGCCGGGCGTTCTAGCGTCGCCAGTGGCAGTTTCGCCCAGGCGCTGCGGCTCGGCGCTCGCCAGCTGGCGCGGCGCCGCCAGGCGAGTCTCGGTCAACTGCTGGCCTTCGCCGTGACCTTCGCGGCGATGGCGATCATCACCCTGGTACGCGGCGATCTGCTGAGCGCCTGGCAGGCGCAACTGCCCACGGACACCCCCAACTACTTCGCCATCAACATCCAGCCCGGCGAGCGCGACGGCTTCGTCCAACTGCTCGATGGCGCGGTGGATGCGCGCACCGCACTGTATCCGATGGTGCGTGGCCGGCTCACCGCGATCAACGGCGACCAACCCCGCGAGGCGGTGCCTGAAGAGAATCGCGGCGACAACGCCCTGCAACGCGAGCTCAACCTGACCTGGCGGGCCGACGTCCCCGAGGGCAACCGCGTGGTCGCCGGCGAGTGGTTCGCTGACGACAGCGGCGAGCCGGTGGGCGGTGATAGTGAACGGCCGGTGCCGATCTCGGTCGAGAACGGCCTGGCCGAACGGCTCGGCGTGGGGCTCGGCGACACCCTGAGTTTCACCATCGGCAGTGACCGGGTCACCGGCGAGATCACCAGCCTGCGCGATCTCGACTGGGACAGCTTCCGGCCCAATTTCTTCGTGATCTTCCCGCCCGGGGTGCTCGAGCGCTACGGCCACAGCTACATCACCGCCTTCAAGCTCGATGCCAGCGAGAACCGCGACCTGCTGAGACGCGTGGTCGAAGCCTACCCCGGCGTGTCGCTGCTCAACGTCGATGCCATTCTCGAACGGGTTCGCGAATTGCTGGCACAGGTCACCCGCGCCGTGGAACTGGTATTGATATTCGTGCTGCTGGCCGGGATCAGCGTGCTATACGCCGCGCTCACCGCCAGTCACTCGCTGCGCACCCACGAAAGCGGCCTGCTGCGGGTATTCGGCGCCGGCGACCGGCTGATCTCGCGCATTCAGGGCGTCGAATTTGCCTTGCTGGGGCTGACCAGCGGGCTGATGGGCGCGCTGCTCGCCGAGCTCGCCGCGGCCGGGGTGTATGTCGGCTGGCTGGACCTGGCGCCGCGCCTGCACCTCACGCTGTGGCTGGTACTGCCGCTGGGCGGGGCGCTGCTGATCGGAGTAATCGGTCATCTGCTGTCGCGCGGTGTACGCCGACAGACTCCGATGGCCAGCCTGGGGCTGCTGGGCGAGGCGTGA
- a CDS encoding ABC transporter ATP-binding protein translates to MSNSQARESSVSSVPILQARGLSKHVDSGERRLTILDRLDIGVTAGESVAILGSSGSGKSTLLGLLAGLDVPSAGSLELFGESLPALDEDGRARLRAGRVGFVFQNFQLLPTLTALENVLLPLELASDGDPAARGREWLQRVGLGERLDHLPKQLSGGEQQRVAVARAFVTRPELVFADEPTGNLDRETGRTVIDLLFTLNREAGTTLVLVTHDHHLARRCGRCLRLDAGRLVALDRDEVEA, encoded by the coding sequence ATGTCCAACTCCCAAGCGCGTGAATCATCGGTGTCCTCGGTACCCATTCTACAGGCCCGGGGGCTCAGCAAGCATGTCGACAGCGGCGAGCGCCGGTTGACCATCCTCGACCGGCTCGACATCGGCGTGACGGCCGGCGAGAGCGTGGCGATCCTGGGCAGCTCGGGCTCCGGCAAGTCGACCCTGCTGGGCCTGCTGGCCGGGCTCGACGTGCCCAGCGCGGGGAGTCTCGAGCTGTTCGGCGAGTCGCTGCCGGCGCTCGACGAGGACGGTCGGGCGCGGCTGCGTGCCGGGCGGGTCGGCTTCGTGTTCCAGAATTTCCAGCTGCTGCCGACGCTGACCGCGCTGGAAAACGTGCTGCTGCCGCTGGAACTCGCATCCGATGGCGATCCCGCCGCGCGCGGGCGTGAATGGCTACAACGGGTCGGGCTCGGCGAGCGTCTCGACCATCTGCCCAAGCAGCTGTCCGGCGGCGAGCAGCAGCGCGTCGCTGTGGCGCGGGCCTTCGTCACCCGGCCCGAGCTGGTGTTCGCCGACGAACCCACCGGCAATCTCGATCGCGAGACCGGGCGGACCGTCATCGACCTGCTGTTCACGCTCAACCGCGAGGCCGGCACCACGCTGGTGCTGGTCACCCACGATCATCACCTGGCGCGGCGCTGCGGGCGCTGCCTGCGTCTCGACGCGGGGCGGCTGGTGGCGCTGGATCGCGACGAGGTCGAGGCATGA
- a CDS encoding arylesterase, which yields MMQTFPVVGQSIVGRGLVGRWSDHNGKRTWLAALLLWLLLAAWAGPAMAAPKLLVMGDSLSAAYGIERESGWVQLLDERLADEIEVINASISGETTSGGATRLPELLRQYRPDIVLLELGGNDGLRGLPPPQMRANLADMIETSQQAGAEVLLLGIRIPPNYGQAYADAFSRVYRTLAERYDVPLVPFILKGIALDDSLMQDDGIHPTAEAQPLVLDNIWPALEKLLPEQAIAEATLPKD from the coding sequence ATGATGCAGACGTTCCCTGTGGTTGGGCAATCTATAGTTGGGCGAGGCTTGGTTGGGCGATGGTCCGACCACAATGGTAAACGTACCTGGCTGGCGGCGCTGTTGTTATGGCTGCTGTTGGCGGCCTGGGCCGGGCCGGCCATGGCGGCGCCCAAGCTGCTGGTGATGGGCGACAGCCTGAGCGCGGCCTACGGCATCGAGCGCGAGTCGGGCTGGGTGCAGCTGCTCGACGAGCGGCTCGCCGACGAAATCGAGGTGATCAACGCCAGCATCAGCGGCGAAACCACCTCGGGCGGCGCCACGCGACTGCCCGAACTTCTGCGACAGTATCGGCCCGACATCGTTCTGCTCGAGCTCGGCGGCAACGACGGCCTGCGCGGCCTGCCGCCGCCGCAAATGCGCGCCAACCTGGCGGACATGATCGAGACCAGCCAGCAGGCCGGCGCCGAAGTGCTGCTGCTGGGCATTCGCATTCCGCCCAACTACGGGCAAGCCTACGCCGATGCCTTCAGTCGGGTCTACCGCACCCTCGCCGAGCGCTACGACGTGCCGCTGGTGCCGTTCATCCTAAAGGGCATCGCGCTCGACGACTCGCTGATGCAGGACGACGGCATCCACCCCACCGCCGAGGCGCAGCCCCTGGTCCTCGACAACATCTGGCCGGCGCTGGAGAAGCTGCTGCCCGAGCAGGCCATCGCCGAGGCCACATTGCCTAAAGACTAA
- a CDS encoding type II toxin-antitoxin system Phd/YefM family antitoxin codes for MRVETISYLKKNAATLDVQEPLVITQKGKPTYVVESYAAHERREQAIALLKLLSLGEKSRAEGKTMSAEEFMAKLEARHEADRGESM; via the coding sequence ATGCGTGTCGAAACCATCAGCTACCTGAAGAAAAACGCCGCCACTCTGGATGTGCAAGAACCACTGGTGATCACCCAGAAGGGCAAGCCGACCTATGTGGTCGAATCCTACGCCGCCCATGAGCGCCGGGAGCAAGCCATTGCCCTGCTCAAGCTGCTGAGTCTGGGCGAAAAGAGCCGCGCGGAAGGCAAGACCATGAGCGCCGAGGAATTCATGGCGAAGCTGGAAGCTCGCCACGAAGCCGACAGAGGCGAGTCGATGTGA
- a CDS encoding type II toxin-antitoxin system RelE/ParE family toxin: MNSPVEITFEQTADATLEACEHFLIDKLEMPIDQAQALSLRLLSSTLERLSQRPGTYRICRIALEMGVDHYRELLVDDYRVIYRFWPEENQVSIYLFAHQRQDFKQLLFEYQLLR; encoded by the coding sequence GTGAACTCGCCTGTCGAGATCACCTTCGAGCAAACCGCAGATGCGACGCTCGAGGCCTGTGAGCACTTTCTGATCGACAAGCTGGAGATGCCGATCGATCAGGCCCAGGCGCTTTCCCTGCGATTGCTCTCAAGCACGTTGGAGCGGCTGTCGCAAAGACCCGGCACCTATCGTATCTGTCGCATCGCCCTGGAAATGGGCGTCGACCATTATCGCGAGCTGCTGGTCGACGACTATCGGGTCATCTATCGCTTCTGGCCCGAGGAAAACCAGGTCTCCATCTACCTCTTTGCCCACCAGCGCCAGGACTTCAAGCAGTTGCTGTTCGAGTATCAATTGCTGCGTTAA